The following DNA comes from Longimicrobium sp..
ATGGTTCTGGGCAAGGACCGGAAGTAGCGGCATCGAGCGAAGCTGCCACTCGGACGAGAGCGGCGGCGAACGACCCGGAGAATGAAAGCGGTCCTCCCGAGCAATGCTTGGGAGGACCGAATCGTTGATGGCAGCGCGAGAGGTGATTACATTGTAGTGCACTGTAGGTCGGCCTTTGTCCATGAGGAAACCGTGCCCTCTGTTCAGCATAGTATTCGGGTACCCGAGCGGCTCGACCGCGACATCAGCCGTGAGATCCAGCACCGGGGCGAGCGCGACTGGTCAAAGGGCGCCGTATCCCTGATGGAAGAGGCGGTGCGCGCGGCGCGCATCCCGGGAATCGTTTTTGTCCAGCGCCGGGAGGGGCGCCGTGCCGCGGTGGCGTTCTCCGGCCTGGAAGTATGGGAGATCGTGGCGACCTGGAAGGAGGCAGGCGAAGATTGGGGAACCCTGGTCGAAGCGTACCCGGAACTTTCTCAAGGTCAGCTGCGAGCCGCGCTTGCCTATTACCAGGTGTATCCCGACGAGGTGAACGATCGCTTGGACCGTGAGGCGTACTGGACGCCGGAGCGAGTGGCGGAAGAGCTTCCCTTCACGCGCCCGATAGGACGGTGACAGGCCCGGGAGCGGGAGGCGAGGCCCGGCTATACCTGGACGAGGACATCCCCTACCGGGCGGCGGATGTCGCCAGCGGGCTGGGGTTGAACGTCATCGCTGCCAGGGATGCCCACGCGTCTCTGCCGCAGGACGACGCTTTGCATCTGCAGACGGCGGCGGCGGTCCAAAGGATCATGGTCACGTACAACCGCGACGACTTCATCCTGGCGACCCGAAACGCGTTCGCGGCCGGCCTGTCTCACGCCGGGTTGTTGATTCTGACCCGCAAGCTTCCACGCGACCCCGCCCGCATCGGACACGCTCTGGACCGGTGGGCGAAGGCGCGCGTCCTGGAGGGGCGCTGGCCTATGCAGCCGTTCGAGGTCGACTTCCTCTCGGATTAATCGCGCACGCTGCGCCTTGGGCGAAGGGCCCTCCACGACGATCTCGTGAGGGGCCCTTCTCCAATGTGCCCTGCGCCGTCGGCTCAACTCGCCAGGCGGGCGGGGCTGGGCTCGGCGGCGTCGGCCGGAAGCTCCTCGTCGATGCCGCCCTCAGACGATGTACCGTCGTCGGCCGGTTCACCGCGCGCAGCCTCATCGTCGACAGGCTCGTCGTCGTCAATCGCTTCGGCTGACGCCGGGTGGACGGGGTCGCTGGTGGCCGTGGGGAGGGGCAGGCCCTCTCCGGAGATGAGGCGCATGTCCAGCTTGGGCGGCAGGCACAGGCGGAAGGTGCTTCCATCACCCACGGTGGACTCCACCGTCAGCGTTCCCCCCAGCAGCACCGCCAGCCGGCGCGAAATGGGCAGCCCCAGCCCGGTGCCCACCTGCTGGTCGGGGTCGGCCAGCTGCACGAACTCGTCGAAGATGCGGTCGAGGTCTTGCGGCTCGATCCCCCGGCCCCGGTCGATCACGTCGACCTCCATCCCGCCGTCCTCGCGCTTGTGGCAGCGCACGGTGATGGGCTTGCCGTCGCCGAACTTGATGGCGTTGGAAAGCAGGTTCAGCAGGATCTGCCGCACCCGCCGCGCGTCGGTGGTGATCACCGCGTCGCCGTCGGACTCCAGCGTGAGCTCCGAGCCGTGCTCGTCGGCCAGGGGGCGCACGGTGACGAACAGGTCCTGCACCAGCGAGGGGAACGCCGCGGGCTGCACCTCGATGTCTACCTTGCCCGCCTCGATCTTGGAAAGGTCGAGGATGTCGTTGACCAGCTCCAGCAGGTGCTTGGCGGCCGCGTGCGCGCGCTCGATGCCGCGGGCCTGCTCGGGGTTCAACGGGCCGTAGATGCTGTCGAGCAGGAGCGAGCTGTAGCCCAGGATGGCGTTGATGGGCGTGCGCAGCTCGTGGCTCATGGAGGCGTAGAACCGGCTGCGCGACGCCATGGCGTTTTCCAGCTCGCGCTGGCGCGCCTGCAGCTGCCGGTTCAGCGACTTGAGCTCTGCCGCCTGCTTGCGGAGCGCCTCTTCGGCGCGCTTGCGCTCGGTGACGTCGCGGCCGATGACGGTGTACACCCGCTCGCTGTCCAGCTGCAGGCACGAGATGGAGCCTTCCAGCGGAAACACCTCGCCGTTCGCGCGCATCCCCTCGAACGCGTGCTCGTGAAGGGCGTCGTCGTCCGGCGACTTCCCTTCGAGCACCGAGGCCGCCCGCGCGGCGGCGGCGGCGCACATCTCCTCCAGCGCCACGCCCCGGAAGGCGGGGCTCAGCAGCTCGTCGAAGGACAGCCCCATGGCGTCGGCCGCCGGGCGGCCGAAGGTGCGCTCGGCGGCGGAGTTGAAGAGGGTGATGCGGCGCTCGTCGTCGAAGGTGAGGATGGCCTCCAGCGCCGACCCCACGATCTCGGCCATGCGCGCCTCCGACTCCAGCAGCCGTGCCCGGTGCGCCAGCTCCAGCTCGCGCACCTCGCTTTCGCGAAGCCGCTTCTCCTGGTCCTTCAGCTGCTCCGTCTTCAGGTACAGGTCGATGAAGACGGCGACCTTGCTGCGCAGCACGTCGGGGTTGAAGGGCTTGGACAGGTAGTCCACCGCGCCCACCGAGTACCCCGTGAAGACGTACTGCTCGTCCTTGCTGATGGCGGTGAGGAAGATGATGGGCGTGGACCGCGAGCGCTCGCGCGACTTGATCAGCTGCGCCGTTTCGAAGCCGTTGATCCCCGGCATCTGCACGTCGAGCAAAATCACCGCGAAGTCGTGCAGCAGCACGTGGCGCAGCGCCTCTTCGCCCGAGTTGGCGCGCACCATCTCGTGCCCCAGCGGCTCCATGATGGCTTCCAGCGCCATCAGGTTCTCGGGGCGGTCGTCCACCATCAGGATGCGGGCGCGCGAGCCCGCCACTGCCTCGGCTGCCTGTGTCATGCGGCCGAGCGGCAGCGGGGAACGCGGCGGCCGCGGATGGCGGCCAGGTGCGGGCCGATCTCTTCCAGCGGCAGCACGCAGGCGTCGGGAACGGCGCGCACGGCAAAGCGGGGCATCACCCGCACCTCCGACGTGTCGGGGTCCTGCACCACGCAGTGGCCCCCGGCGTCGGCGATGCGGCGCAGCCCGGCGGCGCCGTCCTGGTTGGCCCCGGTCAGCACCACGCCCACCGTGTCCATCCCGTAAACGTCGGCGGCCGATTCGAACATCACGTCGATGGAGGGGCGGCTGTAGCGCACCGGCTCGTCGGTGGAAAGCGAAAAATATCCGTCGCGGTCCAGCAGAAGATGGTAGTCGGGAGGGCCCACGAATACCCCCGGCCCGATCTCCTGCTTGTCGGTCACCTCGTACACCGTCATGGGCGAGCACTCCTGCAGCAGCTCGCACAGCAGCTCCGACTCCTTGGCCCGGTGCTGCACGACCACCACGGGAACGTCGAAGTCTTCCGGCAGCGCCGACACCAGGGTGCGCAGCGCGTGTAGCCCGCCGGCCGAGGCGCCCACCACCACGATGCGGTACCCGATGGGCGGCGAGGTCACGCCAGCCTCCGGTAGATCTTTTCGCGGGCGTCCACCACCTCGTACCGGTCCTCGAACTCCGTGAACCGCAGCGTTTCCTTGTTGCCCAGCGCCAGGGTGCCGAAGCGCCCCAGGCTCTCGTAGAACAGGCCGTGCACGCGGTTCTGCAGCTTGCGGTCGAAGTAGATCATCACGTTGCGGCACACGATCACGTTGAACTCCGAGAACGAGCCGTCGGTGACCAGGTTGTGCTGCGAAAACACCACGTTGCGCGTGAGTGCGGCGTTGAACAGCGCGCCGTCGTACAGGGCCGTGTAGTACTCCGAGAACGACCTCTTGCCGCCCGCCTTCAGGTAGTTCTGTGTGTACTCCTGCATCTTGTCGAGCGGAAAGATGCCCGCGCGCGCCCGCTGCAGCACCACCTCGTTGATGTCGGTGGCGTAGATGCGGGCCCGGTCGTACAGCCCCTCCTCTTCCAGGAGGATGGCCATGGAGAACACTTCTTCGCCCGTGGAGCACCCGGCGTGCCAGATGCGGATGAACGGGTACGTCCGCAGCGCCGGCACCACCTTCTCGCGGAAGGCCGCGTAAAAGCCCGGGTCGCGGAACATGGCCGTGACGTTGATGGAAAGGTCCAGCAGCAGCTTTTCCATCATCGCCGGGTCGTGCAGCACCCGGTCGGCCAGCTGGGTGATGGTGTTCAGCCCGTCCTGGTGAATGCGCTTCCACACGCGCCGCTTGAGCGACGAGTACGCGTAGCTGCGAAAGTCGAATCCGTAGTGCCGGTACACGGCCTCCAGGAGCAGCTCCACCTCGATGCGCTCCAGGTCGCGGTCGTACGCCGCGGGTGTGTCGGGCAGCTGTACCTTGGGTGCCTGCGCCACTGCGTTGCCTTCGGGTTCTCCGCCTGGTGCGCCGCGCGAGGGCTTCGCGCGGCGCGTTCAGCGGAGGTGCACGGCAAGGTGCGTGCTTGACCCCGGCGCCTTACCGGTACAGCCACACGCGCATCAGCGAAAGCAGCTGGTCCACGTCCACGGGCTTGGTGATGTAGTCCGACGCGCCGGCCGCGATGGACTTCTCGCGGTCGCCCTTCATGGCCTTTGCCGTCAGGGAGATGATGGGCAGGCTGCCGAACTCCGGCATCCCCCGGATGGCGCGGGTGGTTTCGTACCCGTCCATCTCCGGCATCATCACGTCCATCAGCACCAGGTCAACGTCGGGCTGCGCCTTGAGCAGCTCGATGGCGTCGCGGCCGTTCTCGGCGAAGATCACGTTCATCCCCTGCTGCTCCAGCACCGACGTCAGCGAAAAGATGTTCCGCACGTCGTCGTCCACCACCATGATCTTCTTCCCCGAGAACACCGAATCCGTCTTGTGCAGCTGCTCCAGCATCCGGCGCTTCTCGTCGGGCAGGCTGCTTTCCACCCGGTGCAGGAAGAGCGCGGTTTCGTCCAGCAGCCGCTCGGGGCTCTTGGCGTCCTTGATGATGATGCTTTCGGCGTAGCGGCGCAGGCGCGTTTCCTCCTGCGGGCTCAGGTCCTTGCCGGTGTAGATGATGATGGGCAGGTCCTGCATCTCGGGCGTGCCCTTCACGCGCTCCAGCAGCTCGAAGCCGTCCTCGCCGTGCAGCCCCAGGTCGAGCACCATGCAGTCGAAGCGCGTTTCGCGCAGCCGGTCCACCGCCTCCTCGGCGCTGCTCACCGCCACGATCTCCACGTCGTCGTCGCCGATCAGCTCGATGATGCTCTGGCGCTGCGTCTCGTCGTCCTCCACCACCAGCAGCCGCTTGGTGCCATCCGACAGCAGGTTGTTGATGCGGTCGAACGCGCCGTCCAGCGCCTCCTTGCTGATGGGCTTTTCCAGGTAGTTCACCGCGCCGTTGCGCAGCCCGCGCTGCCGCTGCCCCACCCCCGAAACGATGTGCACGGGAATGTGCCGCGTCTCCGGCGAGTGCTTCAGGCGGTCCAGCACCGTCCACCCGTCGATCCCGGGCAGGTCGATGTCGAGCGTCACGGCGTCGGGCCGGTACTCCTGCACCAGGTCCAGCCCCGTCTCCCCGTCCATGGCCACGAGCACCTTGTATCCCTTCTCCCGCGCCATGTCGAGCAGGATGCGCGCGAAGTGCGGGTCGTTCTCCACCACCAGCACCACCCGGTCGCCCGGCTGAATGCTGGCGCGGTCGTCGTGGATCCCCGCCTGGCTGGGGTCGCGCGGGTAGCGGCGCCGGTCTTCCTGCAGCGCCGACGCGGCCTCGTTGCGGCGCTGCGCCTCGATCATGGCCGGCCCGGCGCCCGCGCCGGAGCCGAAGACCACCGGCGACTCGGTTCCGCCGCCGCGGCCGTCGGGGTCGCCCGGCCAGCGCAGCGGCAGGAACAGGGTGAAGGTGCTCCCCCGTCCCTCCGCGCTTTCCACCCGGATCTCGCCGCCCAGCAGCCGCGCGATCTCGCGGCTGATGGAGAGGCCGAGGCCCGTGCCGCCGTACTTGCGGCTGGTGGTGCCGTCGGCCTGCTGGAAGGCCTCGAAGATCAGCCGCTGCTTGTCGGCGGCGATGCCGATGCCCGTGTCGGCCACCGAGAACGCCACCACCACGTCGGCGTCGTTCAGCATCTGGTTGGCGTAGCGCCGGCCCTTGTCGGCCTTGCGCATGCCGAGGGTGATGCTGCCTTCGTGCGTGAACTTGAAGGCGTTGGAGAGCAGGTTCTTCAGCACCTGCTGCAGCCGCTGGCCGTCGGTGTACACGGCCGGCGGAAGCTCGGTGTCGATGTCGATCTTGAGCTCCAGCCCCTTCTGCTCGGCCAAGGGCCCGAACGAGCGCTCGGCGTAGTTG
Coding sequences within:
- a CDS encoding protein-glutamate O-methyltransferase CheR, producing MAQAPKVQLPDTPAAYDRDLERIEVELLLEAVYRHYGFDFRSYAYSSLKRRVWKRIHQDGLNTITQLADRVLHDPAMMEKLLLDLSINVTAMFRDPGFYAAFREKVVPALRTYPFIRIWHAGCSTGEEVFSMAILLEEEGLYDRARIYATDINEVVLQRARAGIFPLDKMQEYTQNYLKAGGKRSFSEYYTALYDGALFNAALTRNVVFSQHNLVTDGSFSEFNVIVCRNVMIYFDRKLQNRVHGLFYESLGRFGTLALGNKETLRFTEFEDRYEVVDAREKIYRRLA
- a CDS encoding DUF433 domain-containing protein, whose translation is MKAVLPSNAWEDRIVDGSARGDYIVVHCRSAFVHEETVPSVQHSIRVPERLDRDISREIQHRGERDWSKGAVSLMEEAVRAARIPGIVFVQRREGRRAAVAFSGLEVWEIVATWKEAGEDWGTLVEAYPELSQGQLRAALAYYQVYPDEVNDRLDREAYWTPERVAEELPFTRPIGR
- a CDS encoding DUF5615 family PIN-like protein, which produces MTGPGAGGEARLYLDEDIPYRAADVASGLGLNVIAARDAHASLPQDDALHLQTAAAVQRIMVTYNRDDFILATRNAFAAGLSHAGLLILTRKLPRDPARIGHALDRWAKARVLEGRWPMQPFEVDFLSD
- a CDS encoding chemotaxis protein CheB, with the protein product MTSPPIGYRIVVVGASAGGLHALRTLVSALPEDFDVPVVVVQHRAKESELLCELLQECSPMTVYEVTDKQEIGPGVFVGPPDYHLLLDRDGYFSLSTDEPVRYSRPSIDVMFESAADVYGMDTVGVVLTGANQDGAAGLRRIADAGGHCVVQDPDTSEVRVMPRFAVRAVPDACVLPLEEIGPHLAAIRGRRVPRCRSAA
- a CDS encoding ATP-binding protein, translating into MTQAAEAVAGSRARILMVDDRPENLMALEAIMEPLGHEMVRANSGEEALRHVLLHDFAVILLDVQMPGINGFETAQLIKSRERSRSTPIIFLTAISKDEQYVFTGYSVGAVDYLSKPFNPDVLRSKVAVFIDLYLKTEQLKDQEKRLRESEVRELELAHRARLLESEARMAEIVGSALEAILTFDDERRITLFNSAAERTFGRPAADAMGLSFDELLSPAFRGVALEEMCAAAAARAASVLEGKSPDDDALHEHAFEGMRANGEVFPLEGSISCLQLDSERVYTVIGRDVTERKRAEEALRKQAAELKSLNRQLQARQRELENAMASRSRFYASMSHELRTPINAILGYSSLLLDSIYGPLNPEQARGIERAHAAAKHLLELVNDILDLSKIEAGKVDIEVQPAAFPSLVQDLFVTVRPLADEHGSELTLESDGDAVITTDARRVRQILLNLLSNAIKFGDGKPITVRCHKREDGGMEVDVIDRGRGIEPQDLDRIFDEFVQLADPDQQVGTGLGLPISRRLAVLLGGTLTVESTVGDGSTFRLCLPPKLDMRLISGEGLPLPTATSDPVHPASAEAIDDDEPVDDEAARGEPADDGTSSEGGIDEELPADAAEPSPARLAS
- a CDS encoding response regulator: GEGLVGQAALERKPILLTNVPDDYITISSGLGEAPPRNIMVLPILFEGEVKAVIELASFLPFSQIHQVFLDQLTESVGVVLNMITANMRTEELLQQSQNLTQELQSQSQELQAQQEELRRTNVELEAQAKTLKASEEALRDQQEELQQVNEELEEKAALLAEQNRKVEQKNREVEAARAELEEKAQQLALSSKYKSEFLANMSHELRTPLNSLLILAKLLADNKDGNLSPKQVEYAQTILASGTDLLNLINDVLDLSKVEAGKMDINPGDVLLADISNYAERSFGPLAEQKGLELKIDIDTELPPAVYTDGQRLQQVLKNLLSNAFKFTHEGSITLGMRKADKGRRYANQMLNDADVVVAFSVADTGIGIAADKQRLIFEAFQQADGTTSRKYGGTGLGLSISREIARLLGGEIRVESAEGRGSTFTLFLPLRWPGDPDGRGGGTESPVVFGSGAGAGPAMIEAQRRNEAASALQEDRRRYPRDPSQAGIHDDRASIQPGDRVVLVVENDPHFARILLDMAREKGYKVLVAMDGETGLDLVQEYRPDAVTLDIDLPGIDGWTVLDRLKHSPETRHIPVHIVSGVGQRQRGLRNGAVNYLEKPISKEALDGAFDRINNLLSDGTKRLLVVEDDETQRQSIIELIGDDDVEIVAVSSAEEAVDRLRETRFDCMVLDLGLHGEDGFELLERVKGTPEMQDLPIIIYTGKDLSPQEETRLRRYAESIIIKDAKSPERLLDETALFLHRVESSLPDEKRRMLEQLHKTDSVFSGKKIMVVDDDVRNIFSLTSVLEQQGMNVIFAENGRDAIELLKAQPDVDLVLMDVMMPEMDGYETTRAIRGMPEFGSLPIISLTAKAMKGDREKSIAAGASDYITKPVDVDQLLSLMRVWLYR